From the genome of Scytonema hofmannii PCC 7110, one region includes:
- a CDS encoding single-stranded DNA-binding protein has product MSVNVVTLVGRAGMDPKLTCFETGKMKCQFSLAVRRPTSRSDEPDWFNLELWGNEARVATDYVKKGSLIAVKGALKLDSWVDQNGNKRTSPIIRVDRLELLGSKKDIETDGIDSNSENF; this is encoded by the coding sequence ATGAGCGTTAATGTTGTCACTTTAGTGGGTCGCGCTGGTATGGACCCCAAACTTACTTGTTTCGAGACAGGAAAAATGAAGTGTCAGTTTTCTCTAGCCGTCAGACGTCCCACCAGTAGAAGTGATGAACCAGATTGGTTTAACTTAGAACTCTGGGGAAACGAAGCACGAGTTGCAACCGATTACGTGAAAAAGGGCAGTTTAATTGCCGTCAAAGGTGCTCTCAAGCTCGATTCTTGGGTTGACCAAAACGGTAACAAACGAACTTCACCAATTATCCGTGTGGACAGGCTAGAGTTACTCGGTTCCAAGAAAGATATAGAAACTGACGGGATCGATAGCAATTCGGAGAATTTTTAA
- a CDS encoding SIMPL domain-containing protein, which translates to MNIVTLGSRFNSRNLWKTVPIALLLYVSFAQPTLAQEKQRMLRTLTVSGRGTQEIPTTLSQITLGVEVQGKTAQEVQKEAARRSSEVVELLKSRKVEKLQTTGISLSPVYSYNNNVQRLTGYTATNTVRFRLPTEGAGTLLDEAVKAGATQISSISFIASDDAIAIAKQQALKEATQDAQQQASAVLGTLGFQAKEVVSIEIDGANAPTPPPISMMGALKVRESASQDASTPVVGSEQQVEATVTLQISY; encoded by the coding sequence ATGAATATCGTTACACTTGGTTCTCGATTCAATTCAAGGAACCTCTGGAAAACTGTACCCATAGCTTTGCTGTTATACGTCAGTTTTGCCCAACCTACTTTGGCACAAGAAAAGCAAAGAATGCTGCGAACTTTGACTGTAAGTGGGCGCGGTACACAAGAAATTCCCACAACTCTATCTCAAATCACTTTAGGAGTTGAGGTTCAGGGGAAAACAGCACAAGAAGTTCAGAAAGAAGCAGCTCGCAGATCGTCAGAGGTGGTAGAACTTTTGAAAAGTCGAAAAGTAGAGAAATTGCAAACCACTGGCATTAGTCTTAGCCCAGTTTATAGCTACAATAATAACGTGCAGCGTCTAACTGGGTATACGGCTACTAACACTGTGAGGTTTCGTTTGCCGACAGAAGGTGCTGGCACTTTATTAGATGAAGCTGTCAAAGCAGGAGCGACGCAAATTAGTAGCATCAGTTTTATCGCCAGTGACGACGCGATCGCGATCGCCAAACAACAAGCCCTCAAAGAAGCAACCCAAGATGCACAGCAGCAAGCGAGTGCAGTTTTGGGTACATTAGGATTCCAAGCCAAAGAAGTTGTTAGTATTGAAATAGATGGGGCAAATGCACCAACGCCACCACCAATATCGATGATGGGGGCGCTAAAGGTACGAGAGTCAGCTTCACAAGATGCTTCCACTCCTGTCGTTGGCTCAGAGCAACAAGTGGAAGCTACGGTAACACTGCAAATTAGTTATTAG
- a CDS encoding EVE domain-containing protein, whose translation MVYWLLKTEPEEYSYSNLEKDGEGVWDGVSNALALKHLRTMEIGDLALIYHTGKERQVVGIAEVVSLPYPDPKLDDAKRVVVRLKAVQKVKQPVTLSRIKQDSNFENFDLLRLPRLSVVPVSEFYWQRLLQLAAATVG comes from the coding sequence ATGGTGTACTGGTTGCTGAAAACTGAACCAGAAGAATACTCTTATAGCAATCTAGAAAAAGATGGCGAGGGAGTTTGGGATGGAGTGAGCAACGCTTTAGCTCTCAAGCATCTACGTACAATGGAGATTGGCGACTTAGCATTGATCTACCATACAGGCAAAGAGCGACAGGTTGTGGGTATCGCAGAAGTTGTGAGCTTACCCTACCCCGATCCAAAATTAGATGATGCCAAACGAGTGGTTGTGCGGTTAAAAGCAGTGCAAAAAGTCAAGCAGCCAGTGACATTATCTCGAATAAAACAAGATAGCAACTTTGAAAACTTTGATTTGTTGCGGCTTCCTCGACTATCTGTAGTGCCTGTATCAGAGTTTTACTGGCAACGCCTTCTACAATTAGCAGCAGCGACGGTCGGTTAA
- a CDS encoding cation:proton antiporter has product MQLSLTTFSFRLPLLATATEAADSSMVLAAVLLSLVVIYLASKVGGELSNRIGLPPVLGELVAGVVVGVSGLHLLVFPEGGATGSGSLIMSFLQTTAGLNPDAVDAVFAAQSEVLTILSELGVIVLLFEIGLESNIKDLMAVGIQAAVVAFVGVVLPFAAGTAGLMALFGIPIVPAIFAGAALTATSIGITSKVLSELGRLNSKEGQIILGAAVIDDVLGIIILAVVASLAKEGTVDSGKVVYLLISATSFLVGSIVLGNVFSNSFVAIAKKLKTRGELVIPAFTFSYMMAYLAAVIQLEAILGSFAAGLVLDETDERVQLQKQVMPIADLLVPIFFVTVGARTDLGVLNPAIPTNREGLVMAIFLIAVAIIGKVATGLSVFGIPQINRLAIGVGMIPRGEVGLVFLGIGSSTGVLSKPLEAAIIMMVILTTFLAPPLLRFVFPEPIETATDTEKLIFDGSGSNSLVIGSSDAKISSPDKRE; this is encoded by the coding sequence ATGCAGTTAAGCTTAACAACCTTCTCATTCCGATTACCTCTGTTAGCAACCGCAACAGAAGCAGCAGATAGTTCAATGGTTCTAGCAGCAGTGCTGCTGAGTTTAGTTGTTATCTATCTTGCTAGTAAAGTTGGTGGAGAGTTATCCAACCGTATCGGTTTACCCCCTGTTCTGGGTGAACTTGTGGCTGGTGTAGTCGTTGGTGTTTCAGGGCTACATCTTTTGGTGTTTCCTGAAGGGGGAGCAACTGGTTCTGGCTCTCTCATTATGAGCTTCCTGCAAACTACGGCGGGTCTGAATCCGGATGCAGTTGATGCTGTGTTTGCAGCACAGTCTGAAGTTCTGACCATATTATCAGAATTGGGTGTTATTGTTCTTCTGTTTGAAATTGGCTTGGAGTCGAACATCAAAGATTTGATGGCGGTTGGGATACAAGCCGCTGTAGTTGCATTCGTAGGGGTAGTTTTACCCTTCGCTGCTGGTACAGCAGGTTTGATGGCTTTGTTTGGCATCCCAATTGTGCCTGCGATTTTTGCTGGGGCGGCTCTCACGGCTACCAGTATAGGTATCACTTCTAAAGTCTTATCAGAATTGGGTCGTCTCAATTCAAAAGAAGGACAAATTATTTTGGGTGCTGCCGTTATTGATGATGTGCTGGGGATTATTATTCTAGCAGTGGTCGCAAGCCTTGCTAAAGAAGGCACGGTGGATTCGGGCAAAGTCGTTTACTTGCTGATTAGCGCTACCTCTTTCCTTGTAGGATCGATTGTCTTGGGTAACGTCTTTAGTAACTCTTTTGTCGCGATCGCTAAAAAGTTAAAAACTCGTGGTGAATTAGTGATACCAGCATTCACCTTTTCCTATATGATGGCATACCTTGCGGCTGTTATACAGCTAGAAGCCATTTTAGGTTCTTTTGCAGCTGGGTTAGTTTTAGATGAGACCGACGAGCGCGTCCAGCTACAAAAACAAGTCATGCCCATTGCCGACTTACTAGTCCCTATTTTCTTTGTCACCGTTGGCGCAAGAACCGATTTGGGAGTGCTAAATCCAGCTATTCCTACCAATCGCGAGGGCTTAGTTATGGCAATTTTCCTAATTGCTGTTGCGATTATTGGAAAAGTTGCCACAGGGTTGAGTGTTTTTGGAATACCTCAAATCAATCGTTTGGCAATTGGTGTTGGAATGATCCCTCGCGGTGAGGTAGGATTGGTTTTTCTCGGTATTGGCTCCTCTACAGGAGTTCTCTCCAAACCTTTAGAGGCAGCAATTATCATGATGGTTATTCTGACAACATTTTTAGCGCCACCTTTGTTAAGATTTGTATTCCCAGAACCAATTGAGACAGCAACCGACACAGAAAAATTAATTTTTGACGGTTCTGGTAGCAATTCTCTTGTAATTGGATCATCAGATGCTAAAATTTCTTCTCCAGATAAAAGGGAGTAG
- a CDS encoding N-acetylmuramoyl-L-alanine amidase, with product MKMHWLLPGTFVTTSLCMLATPAEAAKLQSWRFDANQNRLEINTEGAVQPQAQLVFNPTRLVIDLPGIEFGRPQLTKSVGGAIRSVRIGQFDKATTRVVVELSPGYTLDPKQVKFEGKTASRWTVQLPTPQAEQTETSNVSEQVTIATSRNVSPPRNASPLKNVYSVVTVDSQENKPEFSKQVVTIPEATTQIESLQVTGDGLFVRTNGETPKFQIIRSRDRSTIFVDIPGATLTSNFSQQDVKVNQYGINRIEFNQLRTTRPTVRLTLRVDRDSPDWRVSTSNIGSSSGLVLLPNRFATNSPRENNSNNLNSPSESQSIPLPDPSSNNSIATIQSVDVAGTKLMIRGDRALSSVNTGWDRSSGFYRITIPNAKLAPSVKGPDFSANSPILRVRLQQQDSRTVVIFVQPSSGVRFGQLNQPNNQLLSLELERTRTILPPVGLPPISRTNPQPLPPRTTTPPSRSPRVPKGRVIIVVDPGHGGQDPGALGIGGIQEKDVILPISSRIAELLQQKGVQAVLTRNADYFVGLQGRVDMAEKVNADVFVSIHANSAGAGRPDVSGLETYYYDSGLGLARIVHSSILRSVNVKDRGVRKARFYVLRKSSMPSILVETGFLTGREDAAKLGNRLYQNQMAEAIANGIVEYLRQR from the coding sequence GTGAAAATGCACTGGTTACTACCTGGTACCTTTGTAACTACTTCATTATGTATGCTGGCTACGCCTGCGGAAGCAGCGAAGTTACAGTCTTGGCGTTTTGATGCTAATCAAAATAGATTGGAAATCAATACCGAAGGTGCTGTGCAACCTCAGGCGCAACTGGTTTTTAACCCCACGCGCTTGGTTATCGATTTGCCAGGAATAGAATTTGGGCGTCCGCAGTTGACTAAGTCAGTTGGTGGAGCCATTCGCTCTGTTCGGATCGGTCAGTTTGACAAAGCAACGACTCGTGTTGTTGTCGAATTGAGTCCGGGTTATACCCTCGATCCAAAGCAAGTGAAATTTGAGGGCAAAACTGCCAGTCGTTGGACAGTACAATTACCAACACCACAAGCTGAGCAAACAGAAACCTCGAATGTAAGCGAGCAAGTTACGATCGCGACTTCGAGAAACGTTTCACCCCCCAGAAATGCTTCACCTCTGAAAAATGTTTATAGCGTTGTTACAGTAGACTCGCAAGAAAACAAACCAGAGTTTTCAAAACAAGTTGTGACTATTCCTGAAGCTACAACTCAAATAGAGAGCTTGCAAGTCACAGGAGACGGTTTATTTGTCCGCACAAATGGAGAAACCCCCAAATTTCAAATTATTCGCAGTCGCGATCGCTCTACTATTTTTGTTGATATCCCCGGTGCTACCCTCACGTCAAATTTTTCACAGCAGGATGTCAAAGTTAACCAGTATGGGATAAACCGTATTGAATTTAACCAACTGAGAACAACAAGACCAACTGTCAGGCTGACATTAAGAGTAGATCGAGATAGCCCTGACTGGCGGGTCAGTACGAGCAATATTGGTAGTAGTAGTGGTTTGGTGCTGTTACCTAACCGATTTGCGACTAACTCCCCCAGAGAAAATAATTCAAACAACTTAAACTCTCCAAGTGAGAGTCAATCGATACCTTTACCAGATCCATCAAGCAACAACTCCATTGCGACAATTCAGTCAGTGGATGTTGCTGGTACGAAACTGATGATTAGAGGCGATCGTGCTTTATCATCAGTCAACACTGGTTGGGATAGGTCTTCTGGTTTCTACCGAATTACTATTCCTAATGCTAAGTTAGCTCCTTCCGTCAAAGGTCCAGATTTTAGTGCCAACAGCCCCATTTTGCGGGTACGCTTGCAACAGCAAGACTCTCGTACAGTGGTTATATTTGTTCAACCCTCATCAGGAGTGCGATTTGGGCAACTCAACCAACCAAACAATCAACTCCTCTCTCTGGAACTAGAACGTACCCGTACAATATTGCCTCCCGTAGGATTACCGCCTATCTCGCGAACAAATCCACAGCCTCTACCACCCAGAACAACGACTCCTCCATCTCGGAGTCCTCGCGTCCCCAAAGGAAGAGTTATTATTGTTGTTGATCCCGGACATGGCGGTCAAGACCCAGGAGCACTTGGTATCGGGGGAATTCAAGAGAAGGACGTTATTTTACCCATTAGCTCGAGAATAGCTGAGCTTTTGCAGCAAAAAGGCGTACAAGCAGTGCTAACCCGAAATGCTGACTACTTTGTGGGTCTTCAGGGGCGGGTTGACATGGCAGAGAAGGTAAATGCTGATGTATTTGTTAGCATCCATGCTAACTCAGCAGGAGCCGGTCGTCCAGATGTTAGTGGTTTAGAAACATATTATTACGATAGCGGCTTAGGCCTAGCTAGAATTGTTCACAGCAGTATTCTCCGCAGTGTCAACGTTAAAGACCGAGGAGTCAGGAAAGCAAGATTCTATGTCCTGAGAAAAAGTTCTATGCCTTCGATTCTTGTAGAAACAGGGTTTTTAACTGGTCGTGAGGACGCTGCTAAGCTAGGTAACCGCCTGTACCAAAATCAAATGGCAGAGGCGATCGCTAATGGTATTGTTGAGTACCTCAGACAAAGATAA
- a CDS encoding N-acetylmuramoyl-L-alanine amidase — translation MKINWLLPGAVATSALFIASSPAQAAKLQFWGYDVNKNRLEFRTEGPVQPQAQLIFHPTRLVIDLPGVESGRRQLMQQVGGAIRVIRIGQLDEHTTRLVVELSPGYTLDPKQVKFEGRTPSRWFVQLPTPEAELGVPSSLNVYSVVKPNPNTAQRPEPNVNVYTEPVPNTNLEPLPRRTIVSRTNNSNLAEGMAQIENLRVTGDGLFVRTSGSIPKVKMFRSKDKSAINIDISGAALSSDFPMRDVPVNKHGVRHVEFTELRSDPPGVRMTLWVEKDGPDWGTNVSSNGSLVILPNSSGVTVSENNARRNNDDSNSSRYSDNNSRNNDDSNSSRYSNNNLRSYESVNDSLSTIQSVELASAGAQLFIKADGTLASIDSNWERSSGFFRITIPNAKLATPVKGPNLDASSPILRIRLQQKDSRTVVMYVQPAPGVRIGQLNQLTERVLSLQLQRTRSITSPFSLPPLARPSYPQPMPNGPMTINPTYGTQPQARRRAPNGRVVIVVDPGHGGKDSGAPGIGGLLEKNVVLPISQRVASVLEQSGVQVVLTRNSDYFVELQGRVDLADRANADLFVSVHSNSIEGRPDVNGLETYYYDSGYDLARVVHNTILESIPSLKNRGVRKARFYVLRKSSMPSILVETGYMSGLEDNPRLGTPEYQNRMADAIAQGILRYLRQR, via the coding sequence GTGAAAATTAACTGGCTGTTACCTGGTGCTGTTGCAACAAGTGCTTTGTTCATAGCTTCGTCGCCAGCGCAAGCAGCGAAACTGCAATTCTGGGGATATGATGTCAATAAAAATCGATTAGAGTTTCGTACTGAGGGACCTGTTCAACCCCAGGCGCAACTCATTTTTCATCCCACTCGCTTAGTAATTGATTTACCTGGTGTGGAATCTGGACGCCGACAGCTCATGCAACAAGTCGGTGGTGCTATCCGCGTTATCCGTATTGGACAATTAGACGAACACACAACTCGCCTTGTTGTAGAACTAAGTCCGGGTTATACTCTCGATCCAAAGCAAGTGAAATTTGAGGGGAGAACTCCCAGTCGTTGGTTCGTACAATTACCGACGCCAGAAGCAGAACTTGGAGTTCCCTCTTCACTAAATGTTTACAGTGTTGTCAAGCCTAACCCCAATACAGCACAAAGACCGGAACCAAACGTTAATGTCTACACCGAACCTGTCCCCAATACAAACCTTGAGCCACTTCCAAGACGAACGATTGTGAGTCGTACTAATAACAGCAATCTTGCTGAAGGTATGGCTCAAATTGAGAACTTACGTGTCACAGGAGATGGGTTGTTTGTCCGTACCAGTGGTAGCATTCCTAAGGTAAAGATGTTTCGCAGCAAGGACAAAAGCGCAATCAACATTGATATTTCTGGTGCTGCTTTATCCTCTGATTTCCCGATGCGGGATGTACCCGTTAACAAACATGGAGTTAGACACGTAGAATTTACCGAACTCAGATCCGATCCACCAGGTGTCCGGATGACGTTATGGGTAGAAAAAGATGGTCCAGATTGGGGAACAAACGTTAGCTCTAATGGAAGTTTGGTAATTCTGCCAAACAGCAGTGGAGTGACAGTATCAGAGAATAACGCTAGGAGGAATAACGACGATAGTAATTCCAGTCGTTACTCCGACAATAATTCTAGAAATAATGACGATAGTAACTCAAGCCGTTACTCCAACAATAACCTCCGTTCTTACGAAAGTGTAAATGACTCATTGTCTACAATTCAATCTGTAGAATTGGCTAGTGCTGGCGCACAACTGTTTATTAAAGCTGATGGCACTTTAGCTTCTATTGATAGCAACTGGGAAAGATCTTCGGGTTTTTTCCGAATCACGATACCCAATGCCAAATTAGCAACTCCAGTCAAAGGTCCAAATTTGGATGCAAGCAGCCCCATTCTCCGCATCCGACTGCAACAGAAAGATTCTCGTACAGTTGTTATGTACGTTCAACCCGCACCTGGAGTGCGAATTGGACAACTCAATCAACTGACAGAAAGGGTTTTGTCCCTACAATTACAGCGCACTCGTTCCATAACTTCGCCATTTTCTTTGCCGCCTTTAGCAAGACCATCATATCCACAACCTATGCCTAACGGACCAATGACAATTAATCCAACTTATGGGACACAGCCACAAGCACGACGAAGAGCACCCAATGGGCGCGTTGTGATTGTTGTCGATCCCGGACATGGTGGTAAAGATTCTGGTGCTCCCGGTATTGGCGGATTGCTAGAAAAGAACGTGGTTCTGCCTATCAGTCAAAGGGTAGCATCCGTTTTGGAGCAAAGCGGCGTGCAGGTAGTGCTTACTCGCAATTCTGACTACTTTGTGGAACTTCAAGGACGGGTAGACTTAGCAGACCGAGCCAATGCCGATTTATTTGTTAGCGTTCACTCTAATTCTATTGAGGGTCGTCCTGATGTCAATGGTTTAGAAACGTATTACTATGACAGCGGTTACGATCTGGCTCGTGTCGTTCATAATACTATTCTCGAAAGTATCCCAAGCCTCAAAAACAGAGGAGTACGGAAAGCTAGATTTTATGTTCTAAGAAAAAGTTCTATGCCTTCCATTTTGGTAGAAACTGGCTATATGAGTGGTCTAGAGGATAATCCCAGGTTGGGAACTCCCGAATACCAAAATCGCATGGCGGACGCCATCGCTCAAGGTATACTTCGATACTTGCGACAAAGATAG
- the murI gene encoding glutamate racemase encodes MLSYSDFDNEPQRASIGIFDSGVGGLTVLRQLYKQLPNESIIYFGDTARLPYGIRTPGEIVQYVRDILDWMQQQQVKMVVMACNTSSALALEAVQDKYPFPVLGIILPGAMAAVECGKRIGVIATPATAKSNAYRHAILEVNPQVQVWQVGCPEFVPLIEQHRVQDPYTIDVARSYLEPLIHHQIDTLVYGCTHYPHLAPVLRSLLPYQVQLVDPAIQVVAACAQELDVMGLKNTHPPVPTRFAVSGCPQQFAQSCLQWLGYTPTVEAVCWAERVGSRE; translated from the coding sequence GTGCTGAGCTATTCTGATTTTGATAACGAACCCCAACGTGCCTCAATTGGCATTTTTGATAGTGGTGTAGGTGGTTTAACGGTCCTGCGACAACTCTACAAGCAACTCCCCAATGAATCGATTATTTACTTTGGGGATACGGCTCGACTTCCTTATGGCATTCGCACACCAGGTGAAATCGTACAGTATGTACGTGACATCCTAGACTGGATGCAACAGCAACAAGTGAAGATGGTTGTCATGGCATGTAACACCAGTTCTGCTTTAGCCCTAGAGGCGGTGCAGGACAAATATCCTTTTCCCGTTCTAGGAATTATCCTCCCTGGGGCAATGGCAGCAGTTGAATGTGGCAAACGCATTGGGGTGATTGCCACTCCGGCAACTGCCAAAAGTAATGCATATCGACATGCTATCCTAGAAGTAAATCCCCAAGTTCAAGTCTGGCAAGTAGGTTGTCCGGAGTTTGTGCCGCTCATTGAACAACATCGCGTTCAAGATCCCTACACCATAGATGTGGCACGCTCATACCTCGAACCACTCATACACCATCAGATCGATACCCTAGTCTACGGCTGCACCCACTATCCTCACCTAGCACCAGTCTTGCGATCGCTGCTTCCATACCAAGTACAGTTGGTCGATCCTGCCATACAGGTAGTTGCTGCTTGCGCTCAAGAACTAGATGTGATGGGTTTGAAAAACACCCATCCACCAGTACCCACGCGCTTTGCTGTCAGTGGCTGTCCGCAACAGTTTGCTCAGTCCTGCTTGCAATGGCTAGGTTACACCCCAACCGTTGAGGCAGTATGCTGGGCTGAAAGAGTAGGGAGTAGGGAGTAG
- the sds gene encoding solanesyl diphosphate synthase produces MTPATSLFSPVEADLLLLADNLKQLVGNGHPILCAAAEHLFGAGGKRIRPAIVLLVSRATMLQQDITHRHRRLAEITEMIHTASLVHDDVVDESEMRRNVPTVHSLFGNRIAVLAGDFLFAQSSWYLANLDNLEVVKLLSQVIMDLATGEIQQGLSRFDSSITIETYLNKSYYKTASLIANSAKAAGVLSEVSQEVTEHLYDYGRHIGLAFQIVDDILDFTSSTDTLGKPASSDLKSGNLTAPVLFALEEQPYLEVLIEREFAQEGDLDQALSLIENSQGLQRARELAAHHARSALEHIADLPASDCRQALIKMADYVLSRLY; encoded by the coding sequence ATGACCCCAGCCACCTCCCTTTTTTCCCCAGTGGAAGCTGACCTGCTTTTACTAGCAGACAATCTAAAACAGCTAGTTGGAAACGGTCACCCCATTCTTTGTGCAGCCGCCGAACACTTATTTGGAGCTGGGGGAAAGCGTATCAGACCAGCTATTGTTCTACTCGTCTCGCGGGCAACAATGCTCCAGCAAGACATTACGCATCGCCATCGCCGCCTAGCTGAGATTACAGAAATGATTCATACAGCTAGCTTGGTACACGACGATGTGGTTGATGAATCAGAAATGCGACGTAATGTTCCGACCGTTCACAGTTTGTTTGGTAACCGGATTGCAGTTTTAGCAGGAGATTTTCTGTTTGCTCAATCTTCTTGGTACTTAGCAAACTTGGACAACCTTGAAGTGGTTAAACTGCTGTCGCAAGTGATTATGGATCTGGCAACTGGCGAAATCCAGCAGGGATTAAGTCGATTTGATAGCAGTATAACTATTGAGACTTATTTGAATAAGAGTTATTACAAAACCGCGTCTTTGATTGCTAACAGTGCTAAAGCGGCAGGGGTTTTGAGCGAAGTTTCCCAAGAAGTCACTGAGCATTTATACGACTACGGGCGTCACATTGGTTTGGCGTTCCAGATTGTGGATGACATTTTAGATTTCACGAGTTCGACAGACACCTTAGGTAAACCAGCTTCTTCAGATTTAAAAAGTGGCAATTTAACAGCACCTGTTTTATTCGCTTTAGAAGAACAACCGTACTTGGAAGTTTTGATAGAAAGAGAGTTTGCTCAAGAAGGAGATTTAGACCAAGCCCTCTCCTTAATTGAAAATAGTCAGGGTCTACAGCGAGCAAGGGAATTAGCAGCCCATCATGCTCGGTCAGCATTAGAGCATATAGCAGACCTACCCGCCTCCGATTGCCGTCAAGCCTTGATTAAGATGGCTGACTACGTGTTGAGTCGTCTCTACTAA
- the hetZ gene encoding heterocyst differentiation protein HetZ — translation MNSAATVTIQGVSSIGVEAIYQLLFKELQQSTKASAPNCRDVSTRIAAEVNRICSESKRIQAAGGVENSAIALAKHRLQQCLRYYELGSNRGRVELHSTLSAIIYRYINPPQRQLSYQGRLVVIEDFLQSFYLESLNAFRRESQLTASYRPQTLLELAEYMAFTERYAKRRIPLPGRQQQLIILRAQTFSQQQPPETCVDIEQAAEGSGNEGDGSWEDPAVQQLRSAMATQPEPEPQEDTLRSVVVTELMNYLEEKQQSDCADYFSLRLQDLSAQEIESILGLTPRQRDYLQQRFKYHLIRFALLHRWELVHEWLEADLRTNLGLTPQQWQIYTTKLDDKQRSLLELKQQGIPDEKIAKTLGLSMAQLQKRWFKILEYAWEIRNSLISGSGASTHE, via the coding sequence ATGAATTCAGCCGCAACCGTAACAATTCAGGGAGTAAGTTCTATCGGCGTGGAGGCGATATATCAACTCCTGTTTAAGGAGCTTCAGCAGTCAACTAAAGCTTCGGCTCCCAACTGTCGTGATGTGTCAACACGAATCGCTGCCGAAGTTAACAGAATTTGCAGTGAGAGCAAGCGCATCCAAGCCGCCGGTGGTGTGGAAAACTCTGCGATCGCTCTAGCCAAACACAGGCTGCAACAGTGTCTCAGGTACTACGAGTTGGGTTCTAATCGAGGTAGGGTAGAATTACATAGCACCTTAAGTGCGATTATTTATCGCTACATCAATCCCCCTCAAAGACAGTTGAGCTATCAAGGACGGCTCGTTGTCATTGAAGATTTCTTACAGAGTTTTTACTTAGAATCCTTAAACGCTTTCCGACGAGAAAGCCAACTTACTGCTAGTTATCGTCCGCAAACTCTGTTGGAATTGGCAGAGTATATGGCATTTACCGAACGCTATGCCAAAAGAAGGATTCCCTTACCTGGACGCCAGCAACAACTCATTATTCTTCGAGCACAAACATTTTCCCAACAACAACCACCGGAAACTTGTGTTGATATAGAACAAGCCGCAGAGGGAAGCGGCAATGAAGGCGATGGTTCTTGGGAAGATCCTGCAGTGCAGCAATTGCGAAGTGCAATGGCAACACAGCCAGAACCCGAACCCCAAGAAGACACTTTGCGTTCTGTAGTTGTTACAGAATTGATGAACTACCTAGAAGAAAAACAACAATCAGACTGCGCTGATTACTTTTCCCTCCGCCTGCAAGATTTATCAGCACAGGAAATAGAGTCTATCTTAGGGTTAACACCAAGACAAAGAGATTATTTGCAACAACGATTTAAGTACCACTTAATTCGATTTGCGCTGTTGCATCGCTGGGAACTAGTGCATGAGTGGCTAGAAGCCGATTTACGCACTAACCTGGGATTGACACCACAGCAGTGGCAAATTTACACAACAAAACTGGACGATAAGCAAAGGTCTCTATTAGAGTTGAAACAACAGGGAATACCTGATGAAAAGATTGCCAAAACTTTAGGGTTATCAATGGCACAATTGCAAAAACGGTGGTTTAAAATTCTTGAGTACGCTTGGGAAATTCGTAACTCTTTAATATCCGGATCGGGTGCATCTACTCATGAATAG